A region from the Aegilops tauschii subsp. strangulata cultivar AL8/78 chromosome 5, Aet v6.0, whole genome shotgun sequence genome encodes:
- the LOC109763802 gene encoding uncharacterized protein — MGVKKLPLVALPQRLVSSLPRHAASTSMATCFCSASSPPDLAGSGGSRLSIFGRSPVRARPGRARSPAAHSRVPRPRAPAGALARPRPLPRPPPRPGRALKHADAPAAATALSVRLRPWSLRTALLPPAWLEEAMRFCIPEPAGRAAQRGGAGWLAGGRARFRARGAEGWRRGAEGWRPGAATRRGVRPQMAGGVARMAGHGGDTAGLSCGKAPGRGGARSRARRRRGGPELREGTGAGRRARPGAAATRRELWEGTGHGERESGRREREGGGSARRKW, encoded by the coding sequence ATGGGGGTGAAGAAACTTCCACTCGTTGCCCTCCCCCAACGGCTCGTCTCCTCTCTGCCTCGCCATGCCGCCTCCACCTCCATGGCCACCTGCTTCTGCTCCGCCTCCTCTCCACCCGACCTCGCCGGCAGCGGCGGCAGCCGGCTCAGCATCTTCGGCCGCTCGCCCGTCCGCGCCCGCCCAGGCCGCGCCCGCTCGCCGGCCGCGCACTCCCGCGTTCCCAGGCCGCGCGCTCCCGCGGGCGCGCTCGCCCGTCCGCGCCCGCTTCCGCGCCCGCCCCCTCGCCCAGGCCGTGCCCTCAAGCACGCGGACGCCCCAGCTGCCGCGACCGCGTTGTCCGTCCGGCTCCGCCCGTGGAGCCTCCGCACTGCGCTTCTGCCCCCCGCCTGGCTCGAGGAGGCCATGCGCTTCTGCATCCCGGAGCCGGCTGGGCGCGCGGCGCAGAGGGGTGGCGCGGGCTGGCTGGCGGGAGGCCGGGCGCGCTTCCGGGCGCGCGGCGCAGAGGGGtggcggcgcggcgcggaggggtGGAGGCCGGGCGCGGCGACCCGACGCGGGGTGCGGCCGCAGATGGCTGGCGGTGTGGCGCGCATGGCCGGGCACGGCGGCGACACGGCAGGCCTGAGCTGCGGGAAGGCaccggggcggggcggcgcgcgcagccgggcgcggcggcgacgCGGTGGGCCTGAGCTGCGGGAAGGCaccggggcggggcggcgcgcgcggccgggcgcggcggcgacgCGGCGGGAGCTGTGGGAAGGCACCGGGCATGGCGAGAGAGAAAGCGGACGGAGAGAGAGGGAAGGTGGGGGCTCTGCGAGGAGAAAGTGGTGA